Below is a window of Mycobacterium dioxanotrophicus DNA.
ATCGACCCGGGACAGGACGTGGTGATGGCCCGATGCAGAGCGGAACGGCCATGGCAAATCCAGCAGGCCGCCAAACTCTGGTACCGCCAGCAAACACCCGGCGCGACCCGGCAAACACCCGGCCACGCCCCGGCGCTCGGATGGTTCAACGGCCCGGCAGCGGGCAGTAGCAAAACCGCAGGTCAGGGGGGGTGGGTCGCCATCGAAGGCGAGCCGGCCACCTGACCCCACCCCTTCCAGTCAAATCTCTCCCCGAAGTTTTCCGCCAAATCTGGGCATCGCCAGACTGACCGCTCCAGCAAACTTCGTGGCAAACATGTAGCGAAGGGTGGTGAACGGTTGTGACTCGGACAAAATCGCTGCGTGCGGTAGGAGAGGGCGAGACCGCACCACCGAAGCCGCCGAAGGATGTTGCCGAGGCAGCGAAGAATGGGACTCCACGGGAGTTGCTGGTGGCGATGCGGGACCGGATCGCGGTTACAGTGGCTGACCCTACGTGTCCGGCTCGCGAGTTGGCGTCATTGACGAAGCGCTTGCAGGACATTGCGAATGCGATCGACGCAATGGATGCCCGCGAAGATTCGCAGCTGCGTGTTCGTGAGTTGGAAGTGGCATTGCGGGAAGTGGCTCCGGACCATCCGCTGATCAGTGACGCGGTAGATGACACCTACGACGCCTCCGTCGTCTAGCCCGAAACTGTCGGAGGCGGCCCGCGAGTTGGTCATCCCCGAGGGGATCGTCACGTCGGTGTTCCCGCGGGTCCAGAAGCGCCTGAACGATGTTGGCGTGTTCTTCGATCCGTGGCAGCAGGGGGCAGGCACGGTGGCGTTGGGCTGCCGGGAGGATGGGAAGTTCGCGGCGTCGATCGGCGGCGCGTGCGGCTCGATTCCGCGGCAGGTTGGCAAGACGTATTTCGTCAGCCGGCTTGAACTCGGATTGTGCCTGGAGTTTCCGGAATGGAAATGTGCGTGGACATCGCACCATAACCGGACGACGACGAACACGTTTCGGTCCGTTCAGGGGTTGGTGAGGCGCAAGCAGATTGCGCCGTTCCTGGCGCCGAATGGGATCCGGACCACCAACGGTGAGCAGGAGATCCGGTTCGCCAATGGGTCGATCATGATGTTCGGTGCGCGCGAGCAGGGCTTCGGCCGTGGCTTGGACGAACTCGACTCGGAAGTGTTCGACGAGGCCCAGATTCTGACGCTGAAGGCGTTGGAGGACATGGTGCCGGCGACGAACCAGGCGCGAAATCCGCACGGCGGCCTTCTGTTTTTTCTCGGCACGCCGCCTAGGCCGTCAGACCCTGGTGAGGCGTTCACGGCGAAGCGTGAGCAGGCATTGTCGGGGAAGTCGAAGAACATCTTCTGGTTTGAGTTTTCGGCGGATCCGGATTCGAAACCAGACGATGTATCGCAGTACCGGATCATGAACCCGTCGTTTCCGCATCGGACGCCGCTGGAGGCGATGGAGCGGATGCGGGAGAACATCCCGGACGATGAGTCGTGGAACCGTGAGGCGCGCGGCATCTGGCCGAAGTCGGGTATGGATGTCATCGACTACGCGCGGTGGATGTCTCTGCTGAATGCTTCAGTGGAGCCGCCGGACCGCGTGGTGATGGCGGTGGCTGTGGCGCAGGACCGTTCGTGGTCGTGCATTGCGGTGGCGGGTGAAGTGATGGTCGGCGACGAGGCGCGAACGCTGGTGATGTGCCAGTCAGTGCCCGGTATCGGTGGCGTGGCTACGAAGGTTGCCGAACTCAAGGGTGAGCGCAATGTCGCGGAGGTTGTGCTGGTGGGCGCCCAGGCGAACGCTCTGCAGCCGGACTTCGTGCAGGCCGGCATCGAGTTCGAAACTCTCAACGGAAGCGGAGAAGCTGCGTCTTGTGCGGCGTTTCAGGAAGCCGTGAAGAACGGTGGGCTCGTCCATCTCGGGCAGGTGCAACTGGACAAGGCCGTGAAGAACGCCCGCACCCGCATGTCGGGGGAGTCGGAACGTTGGGACCGCAAGGACGCAAAGGTCGACGACTCCCCACTCGTGGCGGTGTCAGGTGCGTTCTACCGGTGGGGTTTGCAGCCCGCGGCCGTTGAGGTGTGGGAGCCGTTGTGGACATGACAGGACAACAGGATTCGGAGTGACTCAGTTGACAGCACTGCAGGTAGTTTTCGCCGCCACCATCGCGGTGGTCGTCGTGGCTATCGGTCTGGTGGTGTCTGGCGTCGCCGTTCTCGCCGGATCCGGGTGGGCCCTGATCGCCGGTGGGGTCCTGTTGATCGTGGCATCTGTGAGTTGCGCCGCCGTGCTGGTGCGGGGTGACGACACGTGAACCTGCTGGACCGCCTGACCGGGCGAAAGTCGCCATCGCGGACATCTGTGATCTCGATCGACGAGTACGCGCAGATGCTGAACCAGTTCCAATTGGGCGGTTACGGATACACCGGGATCGGCCTGCAGCAGACGATTGCGGGCACGTCGACGGAACGCCCTGCGGATACGTTCGCCGGCATTGCATCGCAGGCGTACGCCGCCAATGGCGTGGTGTTCGCGTGCATGCTGGTGCGGCAGTTGGTGTTTTCGTCAGTCCGGTTTCAATGGCAACGCCTGCTGAATGGATCACCGTCGGACACGTTCGGTGATCAGACCCTGGCGCTCGTTGAGCGTCCATGGCCCGGCGGCACGACGCAAGACCTGTTGTCCCGCATGATCCAGGACGCCGACTTGGCGGGCAATTCGTACTGGGTACGGCAAGGCGATGAACTGGTGCGGCTACGCCCGGACTGGGTGCAGGTCATCGGGAAGCCTCGACACATGGGATCCGCTGATTCGGGTCGCGGTGGCGGGCAGGTCGGTTGGGTCAAGGTCGGATACCTCTACACCGAGGGTGGCTATCACCCGGGCAATTCGAACGAAGCCGTGGCATTCACCGTCGACGAGGTCGTGCATTTCGCGCCGATCCCCGATCCGCTGGCCGTGTTCACGGGAATGTCGTGGGTGACACCGATTCTGCGTGAGATCCAGGCCGATCAGGCGATGACGAAGCATCAGCGCAAGTTTTTCGAACATGGTGCGACGCCCAACATGATCATCAAGCACAACCCGATTGCGGATCGTGACGCGATCTTGAAGTGGGCGAAGGAACTCGATTCCACCCACGGCGGTGTCGACAATGCATGGAAGAACCTCAATCTCTACCCGGGTGCCGACGCCACGGTTGTGGGCGCGAATCTCAAGGACATTGACTTCGGTGACGTGCGCGCCGGCGGGGAGGTCCGGATCGCGGCAGCTGCAGGTGTGCCGCCGGTGATCGTCGGCTTGTCCAAAGGCTTGGATTCGTCCACTTACTCGAACTACTCACAGGCCCGGCGTCGGCTGGCTGACGGGACTGCCCACCCGCTCTGGGCGAACCTCGCAGGATCGATGGAGCGTGTGCTTCCGCCACCGGGAACTGGTGTGCGGTTGTGGTACGACGCCGCCGACGTTCCATTCCTGCGCGAGGACGAGAAGGATGCCGCCGACATCGCAGCCGTTACGGCGCAGACTGTGAATTCGTATATCACCGCGGGGTATGAGCCGGATTCCGTGATTGCGGCGGTCAATGCCAATGATCTGCGACTGCTGAAGCACAGTGGCTACTACTCAGTGCAATTGCAGGAGTTGGGATCCGGCGCACCGCAGTCGGGCGTTCAAGCACGCCACGTTCCGAGTTTTCGGCCGAACCCGTTGGCTATCGCGCCATCTGACACACAGAACAGGAGGGAGTCCAGTGATGACACAGAAGACTCCACCGCGTGACGACGTATGCCGGTCGGTGCCATTCACACTGACTCGCGACGGCGAAGCTGACGGCGACGGGCTCTCATTCGAGGGGTACGGCGCGGTGTTCAACTCGCCGACTCGGATCGACTCGTGGGAGGGCGTTTTCGACGAGCAGATCGCACCAGGCGCGTTCCGGAAGTCGCTGCGGGAACGCACCCCGAAGTTCCAGTTCGACCACGGACACCATCCACTGATCGGCAGCGTTCCGATCGGAACCATCACTGACATCCACGAGGACGACCGCGGTTTGTACGTCGCCGCGCGACTCGGGCAGCACATCGTGATCGATCTGATTCGTGAGGCCATCGCGTCCGGCGCGATCGATGGAATGAGCTTCCGGTTCTCCGTAGTGCGCGACGAGTGGCAAGACAACGCCGGCAAGGCCATCAAGGACGACAGTGAACTCAACCGGTTGCTGTATGGCGAAGAGCCGGAGCGTCTTCCGCTGCTGCGGACCCTCAAAGAGGTCAAGATCGCAGAGGTTGGGCCCGTGGTGTGGCCGGCATACTCGGACACCACCGCAAGTGTCCGATCCACCGACGAAGAGCCGGTTGTGCTGTACCGGTCTCGTTTGAAAGAGCCCGAGCAGCGCAGGCTGCTCGCAGAGATGTTGCTGCGTGCTGACGCAGTAGACACCCCTGAAGAAGGGGATTCGTCCAACGACGAGCCGCAAGACACCGCCCCCGTGGTGGCCGTTGAGCACTCCGGTCAGGACGACGACACGCCGCGATCCACCGAACAGGCCGGAGAGCACGAGTCGGAACCCGTAACCGAAGCCCCGCCGACCGATGAGGTCGATGAAGCCCGCGCCGCCGCGCTGGAGCAGGTGTTCGCCGATGCCCTCAACGAGGTCAAGAACACGCGGGACGCGACGCCACCACTGAAAGGAATCTGACGATGGCTGTCGAACTAACCCATAAGCAGGCACTCAACCGCGAAAAGGACATCCAGGACGAACTGGAGCGGTTGAAGGCCAAGAAGGACAAGACGCCCGAGGATCACGCTGCGGTGCCGACGCTGCTCGACGAGTTCCGGCAGGTGCACGCGCACCGCCTGGACCTGGAGCATGACATGGCGCTGTCGGAGATCCGTTCGGCTACGAAGGTCGAAACTGCAGACACTGCCGATACCGGCGCTCAGGTGGTGGACGCCAAGCGCAGCGGCCCCGAGTTCATCGCCGGCAAGTACCGCAACCCCTGGGATCTGTCCGAGGTGCGCTACGCGGGCAACCGTGAAGCCGAGTTGCGGGGCCGCGCGCTGAGTGCTGTCGAGCAGATGCCGTTCGCCACCGACAAGGTCCGCGAAGCCGCGACGAAGTTCGTCGAGCGCGACGGCCGCGATGGCAAGGCCACCGAACTGGTGCTCAACACCACCTCCCCGCTGTACTCCGAGGCGTTCACCAAGGTGATCCGGTCGAACGGACAGATGGCTGCCCTGAACGCCGAGGAGCAGCGTGAGATCACCCGCGCGATGTCGCTCACCGACACCGCCGGTGGATTCCTGGTGCCGTTCCAGCTCGATCCGACGGTCATCCTGACCGCCAACGGCTCGGTCAACCAAATCCGCCAGATCTCCCGGGTGGTCACGGCCACTGGCGATGTGTGGAACGGCATCTCGTCGGCTGGAGTGACCGGTTCGTGGGACGGGGAAGCCGTCGAGGTTTCCGACGATGCACCCACACTGGGGCAGCCGAGCGTCCCGGTGTACAAGTTCCAGGTGTACGTCCCGGTGTCTCATGAGATCGCCATGGATGCACCGGGCCTGGCCAACGACATCGCCCAGTTCATCGCGTTCGAGAAGGACGCGAAGGAAGGCATTGCGTTCGCCACTGGCTCCGGTTCGGGCCAGCCGACCGGCATTGTGACTGCCCTGGTCGCCTCGTCGCCGACTGTTGTGGTGAACTCGGCAACCACCGACACGTTCGCCTTGGCTGACGTGTACGCGCTGGATTCTGCTCTGCCGGCCCGCTACGCGGCGAACGCTTCATGGCTCGCCCACCGCGGCACCTACAACGCCATGCGGCGCTTCGACACCAACGGTGGCGCAGCACTCTGGGGATTCCTGGCAGATGGGCGCAAGCCGGAACTGCTGGGCCGCCCCGACTATGTGTCGGAAGCCATGGATGGTGTGGTCAACGCCTCTCAGGAGAACTACCTGCTGGCGTTCGGCGACTTCCAGAACTACGTCATCGCCGACCGCCTCGGCGTCACGATGTCGTACATCCCGCACACCTTCGGCGCGAATGGCCGCCCGACCGGCCAGGCGGGGTGGCATGCGTGGATGCGCGTCGGCGCCGACTCTGTCAACGACGCCGCGTTCCGGCTGCTGAACGTCACCTAGTCGAAAACCACTGCTGTGCCGCACAACTGGAGTTGTGCGGCACAGCAGTGGACGGGAGGAAGTCATGAGTTACCGCTGTGTAGACCCCTTCGCCACCGCCTCCGGGGACGTGTATCCCGGCGGTTGCCTTGTGGCGGACAGTGATCCGATCCTGCAGACCCACCTCACGCATTTCGCGCGGGTGGACGAGCCGGTCGCCTCACGTACTGAAA
It encodes the following:
- a CDS encoding phage portal protein, translating into MNLLDRLTGRKSPSRTSVISIDEYAQMLNQFQLGGYGYTGIGLQQTIAGTSTERPADTFAGIASQAYAANGVVFACMLVRQLVFSSVRFQWQRLLNGSPSDTFGDQTLALVERPWPGGTTQDLLSRMIQDADLAGNSYWVRQGDELVRLRPDWVQVIGKPRHMGSADSGRGGGQVGWVKVGYLYTEGGYHPGNSNEAVAFTVDEVVHFAPIPDPLAVFTGMSWVTPILREIQADQAMTKHQRKFFEHGATPNMIIKHNPIADRDAILKWAKELDSTHGGVDNAWKNLNLYPGADATVVGANLKDIDFGDVRAGGEVRIAAAAGVPPVIVGLSKGLDSSTYSNYSQARRRLADGTAHPLWANLAGSMERVLPPPGTGVRLWYDAADVPFLREDEKDAADIAAVTAQTVNSYITAGYEPDSVIAAVNANDLRLLKHSGYYSVQLQELGSGAPQSGVQARHVPSFRPNPLAIAPSDTQNRRESSDDTEDSTA
- a CDS encoding HK97 family phage prohead protease, whose protein sequence is MTQKTPPRDDVCRSVPFTLTRDGEADGDGLSFEGYGAVFNSPTRIDSWEGVFDEQIAPGAFRKSLRERTPKFQFDHGHHPLIGSVPIGTITDIHEDDRGLYVAARLGQHIVIDLIREAIASGAIDGMSFRFSVVRDEWQDNAGKAIKDDSELNRLLYGEEPERLPLLRTLKEVKIAEVGPVVWPAYSDTTASVRSTDEEPVVLYRSRLKEPEQRRLLAEMLLRADAVDTPEEGDSSNDEPQDTAPVVAVEHSGQDDDTPRSTEQAGEHESEPVTEAPPTDEVDEARAAALEQVFADALNEVKNTRDATPPLKGI
- a CDS encoding phage major capsid protein, with amino-acid sequence MAVELTHKQALNREKDIQDELERLKAKKDKTPEDHAAVPTLLDEFRQVHAHRLDLEHDMALSEIRSATKVETADTADTGAQVVDAKRSGPEFIAGKYRNPWDLSEVRYAGNREAELRGRALSAVEQMPFATDKVREAATKFVERDGRDGKATELVLNTTSPLYSEAFTKVIRSNGQMAALNAEEQREITRAMSLTDTAGGFLVPFQLDPTVILTANGSVNQIRQISRVVTATGDVWNGISSAGVTGSWDGEAVEVSDDAPTLGQPSVPVYKFQVYVPVSHEIAMDAPGLANDIAQFIAFEKDAKEGIAFATGSGSGQPTGIVTALVASSPTVVVNSATTDTFALADVYALDSALPARYAANASWLAHRGTYNAMRRFDTNGGAALWGFLADGRKPELLGRPDYVSEAMDGVVNASQENYLLAFGDFQNYVIADRLGVTMSYIPHTFGANGRPTGQAGWHAWMRVGADSVNDAAFRLLNVT